Proteins encoded together in one Pseudoroseomonas cervicalis window:
- the ctaD gene encoding cytochrome c oxidase subunit I: MSGDLSPIARHRALEAIWGTPPGWGRLAAVNHSVLGLRFMVTAAVFFAIGGVLAMLIRAQLALPGNAFMDAGQYNQVFTMHGTVMMFLFAIPMFEGLALYLLPKMLGARDLAFPRLSAYGYWCYVLGGGFIVLAMLAGLAPDSGWFMYTPLSSATYTPGINADVWLLGITFVEISAMGAAIELVASILKLRAPGMALRRMPIFAWYILVTAGMMVLGFPPLILGSLLLEAERAFGLPFFDPERGGSPLLWQHLFWLFGHPEVYIIFLPAAGTISTILPVFARHRLVGYNGIVLALIAMGFLSFGLWVHHMFTVGIPHMALGFFSAASMAVAIPTAVQVFAWLATLLKGRPRLELPMLYILGFFFVFTAGGLTGVMVAVVPFDWQVHDTQFIVAHLHYVLVGGFVLPMMGAAYYWMPLISGRMPVFHLGRIAFWLVFIGFNMTFLLMHLTGLRGMPRRVYTYPEGIGWDWLNLISSVGGFLTAIGFALFAIDLLMQPRFGRHAPRNPWGATPETGGLEWAMALPPPSYNTASLPPVASRTPLAGQPGLARALAAGRHYLAEPRQGRMETLGVEVSSGRVDQLILLPKPSFLPLWTGLATALGFAGLVLKLYWLAGFGALLVLLCGLAWCWSMGLRHDPAPLPIGHGESAMPHPAAPSQPGLWAMGLLLLGDSAMFGALIFGALFLWLVAPGWPPPPLPGVPPALLLAALAGLLAAPAATALARRRLARGRAGTGWMAASALCGLLATAALAALPWRAAADYTGHAQPAVLLALCAYAGLHAGLGTVMAGYSAARERAGYVSALRDLAPRNTGLWQGYTALAGLAALGFWLLWGGIA; this comes from the coding sequence TTGAGCGGAGACCTGTCGCCGATCGCCCGCCACCGCGCGCTGGAGGCGATCTGGGGCACGCCGCCGGGCTGGGGGCGGCTGGCGGCGGTGAACCATTCGGTGCTCGGCCTGCGCTTCATGGTCACGGCGGCGGTGTTCTTCGCCATCGGCGGCGTGCTGGCCATGCTGATCCGCGCGCAGCTGGCGCTGCCCGGCAACGCCTTCATGGATGCCGGCCAGTACAACCAGGTCTTCACCATGCATGGCACGGTGATGATGTTCCTCTTCGCCATCCCGATGTTCGAGGGGCTGGCGCTCTACCTGCTGCCGAAGATGCTGGGCGCGCGCGACCTCGCCTTCCCGCGCCTCTCCGCCTACGGCTACTGGTGCTATGTGCTGGGCGGCGGCTTCATCGTGCTGGCGATGCTGGCCGGCCTCGCCCCCGACAGCGGCTGGTTCATGTACACGCCGCTCTCCTCGGCCACCTACACGCCGGGCATCAATGCCGATGTCTGGCTGCTCGGCATCACCTTCGTCGAGATCTCGGCGATGGGCGCGGCGATCGAGCTGGTGGCGAGCATCCTGAAGCTGCGCGCGCCGGGCATGGCGCTGCGGCGCATGCCGATCTTCGCCTGGTACATCCTGGTCACCGCCGGGATGATGGTGCTGGGCTTCCCGCCGCTGATCCTGGGCTCGCTCCTGCTGGAGGCGGAGCGCGCCTTCGGCCTGCCCTTCTTCGACCCGGAGCGCGGCGGCAGCCCGCTGCTGTGGCAGCACCTGTTCTGGCTGTTCGGCCATCCGGAGGTCTACATCATCTTCCTGCCGGCGGCGGGCACCATCTCCACCATTCTGCCGGTCTTCGCCCGCCACCGGCTGGTCGGCTACAACGGCATCGTGCTGGCGCTGATCGCCATGGGCTTCCTCAGCTTCGGGCTGTGGGTGCACCACATGTTCACCGTGGGCATCCCGCATATGGCGCTGGGCTTCTTCTCGGCGGCCTCGATGGCGGTGGCGATCCCGACCGCGGTGCAGGTCTTCGCCTGGCTGGCGACGCTGCTGAAGGGCAGGCCGCGGCTCGAACTGCCAATGCTCTACATCCTGGGCTTCTTCTTCGTCTTCACCGCCGGCGGGCTGACCGGGGTGATGGTCGCCGTGGTGCCCTTCGACTGGCAGGTGCACGACACGCAGTTCATCGTCGCGCATCTGCACTATGTGCTGGTGGGCGGCTTCGTGCTGCCGATGATGGGCGCGGCCTATTACTGGATGCCGCTGATCAGCGGGCGGATGCCGGTCTTCCATCTCGGCCGCATCGCCTTCTGGCTGGTCTTCATCGGCTTCAACATGACCTTCCTGCTGATGCACCTGACCGGGCTGCGCGGCATGCCGCGCCGCGTCTACACCTACCCCGAGGGCATTGGCTGGGACTGGCTGAACCTGATCTCCTCGGTGGGCGGGTTCCTCACCGCCATCGGCTTCGCGCTCTTCGCCATCGACCTGCTGATGCAGCCGCGCTTCGGCCGCCACGCGCCGCGCAACCCCTGGGGCGCCACGCCGGAGACGGGCGGGCTGGAATGGGCCATGGCCCTGCCGCCGCCCAGCTACAACACCGCCAGCCTGCCGCCGGTGGCCAGCCGCACCCCGCTGGCCGGGCAGCCCGGCCTGGCGCGCGCGCTGGCCGCCGGCCGGCACTATCTGGCGGAGCCGCGCCAGGGCCGGATGGAGACGCTCGGCGTCGAAGTCAGCTCGGGCCGGGTGGACCAGCTGATCCTCCTGCCGAAACCCTCCTTCCTGCCGCTCTGGACCGGGCTCGCCACCGCGCTGGGCTTCGCCGGGCTGGTGCTGAAGCTGTACTGGCTGGCCGGGTTCGGCGCGCTGCTGGTGCTGCTCTGCGGCCTCGCCTGGTGCTGGAGCATGGGGCTGCGGCACGACCCCGCGCCGCTGCCGATCGGCCATGGCGAGAGCGCCATGCCGCACCCGGCCGCGCCCTCGCAGCCCGGGCTGTGGGCGATGGGGCTGCTGCTGCTGGGCGATTCGGCGATGTTCGGCGCGCTGATCTTCGGCGCGCTGTTCCTGTGGCTGGTGGCGCCGGGCTGGCCGCCGCCGCCGCTGCCCGGGGTGCCGCCGGCGCTGCTGCTGGCGGCGCTGGCCGGGCTGCTGGCCGCCCCCGCCGCCACCGCCCTGGCGCGGCGGCGCCTGGCGCGCGGCCGCGCCGGCACGGGCTGGATGGCGGCCTCCGCCCTGTGCGGCCTGCTGGCGACCGCGGCGCTGGCGGCGCTGCCCTGGCGGGCGGCGGCCGACTATACCGGCCATGCCCAGCCGGCGGTGCTGCTGGCGCTCTGCGCCTATGCCGGGCTGCATGCCGGGCTCGGCACCGTCATGGCCGGCTACAGCGCGGCGCGGGAGCGGGCGGGCTATGTCTCGGCGCTGCGCGACCTGGCGCCGCGCAACACCGGGCTGTGGCAGGGCTATACGGCGCTGGCCGGGCTGGCGGCGCTGGGCTTCTGGCTGCTCTGGGGCGGGATCGCATGA
- a CDS encoding DUF2231 domain-containing protein, which yields MSDPIPELSSQGASSKVAVAGHPIHAMLVAFPIALVMATLACDALYWWDGDPFWVRAGLWASGAAFLLGLLAGLSGTAELLLVRDIRRHSAGWTHFVAAVMLLSVAGANWGVRLQQGEAALLPWGAFLSLLAAFFVGLAGWHGGKLVFEHQIGLMLSNDED from the coding sequence ATGTCCGACCCGATCCCCGAGCTCAGCAGCCAGGGCGCCAGCTCCAAGGTGGCGGTCGCCGGCCACCCGATCCACGCCATGCTGGTGGCCTTCCCGATCGCGCTGGTGATGGCGACGCTGGCCTGCGACGCGCTGTACTGGTGGGATGGCGACCCGTTCTGGGTGCGCGCCGGCCTCTGGGCCTCGGGCGCGGCCTTCCTGCTCGGCCTGCTGGCCGGGCTGTCCGGCACGGCGGAGCTGCTGCTGGTGCGCGACATCCGCCGCCACAGCGCCGGCTGGACGCATTTCGTCGCCGCCGTGATGCTGCTCTCCGTCGCCGGCGCCAATTGGGGCGTGCGGCTGCAGCAGGGCGAGGCGGCGCTGCTGCCCTGGGGCGCCTTCCTGTCGCTGCTGGCGGCCTTCTTCGTCGGCCTGGCCGGCTGGCATGGGGGCAAGCTGGTGTTCGAGCATCAGATCGGCCTCATGCTCTCCAACGACGAGGATTGA
- a CDS encoding short-chain fatty acyl-CoA regulator family protein has translation MARPLIGRTIRRLRQEQSLTQQALASRLGISASYLNLIEHDQRGVTAALLIKLGHTLQVDLAALSGREEQQLESSLREVLADPLLGLDETPEEEIRALAGSAPNAARAMLALYRALRVAREDASGIALPSGRRMILPTEEARDFFHDHANVFPALESVAERIGAELAAAPAELNHAIAERLRQRHALRVRVGPLEGSLRRYDPAARLLELSESLPRESRGFQLAFQLMLLEARDSVEDILAPAAPSTPEAAALIRLGLLNYAAGALLMPYGPFLAAARALRHDLDLLASRFGVSFEQVAHRLSTLQREGARGVPFFFLRVDPAGNVDKRFSAAGFPFARFGGSCPRWVPHTAFATPGALRVQVAELPDGAAFLCFARTVTGPAAHWGEPPPLHVIAMGCDIGRAAEIVYADGINLDQARTGIGLSCRLCDRAECRSRAFPPLEHRLNLDPHEESAAPYRFSKAGGSAP, from the coding sequence ATGGCCCGGCCCCTGATCGGCCGCACCATCCGCCGCCTGCGCCAGGAGCAGAGCCTCACCCAGCAGGCCCTGGCCAGCCGGCTCGGCATCTCCGCCAGCTATCTGAACCTGATCGAACACGACCAGCGCGGCGTCACCGCCGCCCTGCTGATCAAGCTCGGCCACACGCTGCAGGTTGACCTCGCCGCCCTGTCCGGGCGCGAGGAGCAGCAGCTGGAATCCAGCCTGCGCGAGGTGCTGGCCGACCCGCTGCTCGGCCTCGACGAGACCCCGGAGGAGGAGATCCGCGCGCTGGCCGGCAGCGCCCCCAACGCGGCGCGCGCCATGCTCGCCCTCTACCGCGCGCTGCGCGTGGCGCGGGAGGATGCCAGCGGCATCGCACTCCCCAGCGGCCGCCGCATGATCCTGCCCACCGAGGAAGCGCGCGACTTCTTCCACGACCACGCCAATGTCTTCCCCGCGCTGGAAAGCGTCGCCGAGCGCATCGGCGCCGAACTCGCCGCCGCGCCGGCCGAGCTGAACCACGCCATCGCCGAGCGGCTGCGCCAGCGCCACGCGCTGCGCGTGCGCGTCGGCCCGCTGGAGGGCAGCCTGCGCCGCTACGACCCCGCCGCCCGGCTGCTCGAACTCTCCGAATCCCTCCCCCGCGAAAGCCGCGGCTTCCAGCTCGCCTTCCAGCTGATGCTGCTGGAAGCCAGGGACAGCGTGGAAGACATCCTCGCCCCCGCCGCGCCCAGCACGCCGGAAGCCGCGGCGCTGATCCGCCTCGGCCTGCTGAACTACGCCGCCGGCGCGCTGCTGATGCCCTATGGCCCCTTCCTTGCCGCCGCCCGCGCGCTGCGCCACGATCTCGACCTGCTGGCATCGCGCTTCGGCGTTAGCTTCGAACAGGTGGCGCACCGCCTCTCCACCCTGCAGCGCGAGGGCGCGCGCGGCGTGCCCTTCTTCTTCCTGCGCGTCGACCCCGCCGGCAATGTCGACAAGCGCTTCTCCGCCGCCGGCTTCCCCTTCGCGCGCTTCGGCGGCTCCTGCCCGCGCTGGGTGCCGCACACCGCCTTCGCCACCCCGGGCGCGCTGCGCGTCCAGGTCGCCGAACTGCCCGACGGCGCCGCCTTCCTCTGCTTCGCCCGAACCGTCACCGGGCCGGCGGCGCATTGGGGAGAGCCGCCGCCCCTCCACGTCATCGCCATGGGCTGCGACATCGGCCGCGCCGCCGAGATCGTCTATGCGGACGGCATCAACCTCGACCAGGCGCGCACCGGCATCGGGCTGTCCTGCCGCCTCTGCGACCGCGCCGAATGCCGCTCCCGCGCCTTCCCGCCGCTCGAACACCGGCTGAACCTGGACCCGCATGAGGAAAGCGCGGCACCTTATCGGTTCAGCAAGGCAGGGGGCTCCGCCCCCTGA
- the coxB gene encoding cytochrome c oxidase subunit II, giving the protein MAGDRHLGAGALAAELGDRVGHRAPPGRRHHRRLRALSAATLPGFLAACDGPLSTLDPAGPGAAAVAWLWWAMLAAALPILALVCGLALYALRGERRGHGLRVRRFVLGWGLVFPLVVLGVLLAVSLRTGEALLARPEEPGVLRVTAIGHRWWWEFIHTDAAGRALHSANELHIPAGQTVELRIEARDVIHSFWVPRLTGKMDAIPGHPNVLRLQADAPGVYDGQCAEFCGLQHARMRFRLRAHPPEEYEAALARLAAARPDPAHPGAAAFAQNCASCHSIDAGQASAAPNLAGLAQRDRLGAGALDYREAGDLRLWLTRHERIKPGSGEPAHDSLPSADLDAIIGYLESTR; this is encoded by the coding sequence GTGGCCGGCGACCGCCACCTTGGAGCTGGCGCCCTGGCTGCTGAGCTCGGGGATCGGGTCGGACATCGCGCGCCTCCTGGCCGGCGGCACCATCGCCGCCTGCGGGCGTTAAGCGCCGCGACCCTGCCCGGGTTCCTCGCCGCCTGCGACGGGCCGCTCTCCACCCTCGATCCGGCGGGGCCGGGGGCGGCGGCCGTGGCCTGGCTGTGGTGGGCGATGCTGGCGGCCGCGCTGCCGATCCTGGCGCTGGTCTGCGGCCTCGCCCTCTACGCGCTGCGCGGCGAGCGGCGCGGCCATGGGCTGCGGGTGCGGCGCTTCGTGCTGGGCTGGGGGCTGGTCTTTCCGCTGGTCGTGCTCGGCGTGCTGCTGGCGGTCTCGCTGCGCACCGGGGAGGCGCTGCTGGCGCGGCCCGAGGAGCCGGGCGTGCTGCGCGTCACCGCCATCGGCCATCGCTGGTGGTGGGAGTTCATCCACACCGATGCCGCGGGCCGGGCGCTGCACAGCGCCAATGAGCTGCACATCCCCGCCGGGCAGACGGTGGAGCTGCGGATCGAGGCGCGCGACGTCATCCACAGCTTCTGGGTGCCGCGGCTGACCGGCAAGATGGACGCCATCCCCGGCCACCCCAATGTGCTGCGGCTGCAGGCCGATGCGCCGGGTGTCTATGACGGGCAATGCGCCGAGTTCTGCGGGCTGCAGCATGCCCGCATGCGCTTCCGCCTGCGCGCCCACCCGCCAGAGGAATACGAGGCGGCGCTGGCCCGGCTGGCGGCGGCGCGGCCCGACCCCGCGCATCCCGGCGCCGCGGCCTTCGCGCAGAACTGCGCCAGCTGCCACAGCATCGATGCCGGCCAGGCCAGCGCGGCGCCGAACCTGGCGGGCCTCGCCCAGCGCGACCGGCTCGGCGCCGGGGCGCTGGACTACCGGGAGGCGGGCGATCTGCGCCTCTGGCTGACCCGGCATGAGCGTATCAAGCCCGGCAGCGGCGAGCCCGCGCATGATTCGCTGCCGTCGGCCGATCTCGACGCCATCATCGGCTATCTGGAGAGCACGCGTTGA
- the cobD gene encoding threonine-phosphate decarboxylase CobD: MPASMAAAGLEHGGRLGAARARFAGAPEPFIDLSTGINPIPWPVPPLPAAAWARLPEPEEEAALRAAAAAAYGAASPDMVAAAPGTQLLIQLLPRLFPLPRLAILGPTYAEHAACWRAAGTVVEEVADAAALAEAPAALLCNPNNPDGRRLSRAEIGALADAMAARGGLLLVDEAFADLEPDPLSAAPLLPHPALILLRSFGKSYGLAGLRLGFALAAPQRAAAIRAALGPWAVSGPALAIGRAALADAPWRAAAAARLAADGARLDALLQRAGLRVLGGTHLFRLAEGEAGHWHDRLGRQGILVRPFAARPRWLRFGLPPDEAAWERLQRALL, encoded by the coding sequence ATGCCGGCTAGCATGGCGGCAGCAGGGTTGGAACATGGCGGCCGCCTCGGCGCCGCGCGGGCGCGCTTCGCCGGCGCGCCGGAGCCCTTCATCGACCTCTCCACCGGCATCAACCCGATCCCCTGGCCGGTGCCGCCCCTGCCGGCGGCGGCCTGGGCCCGCCTGCCGGAGCCGGAGGAGGAGGCCGCGCTGCGCGCCGCCGCCGCCGCCGCCTATGGCGCCGCCAGCCCCGACATGGTCGCCGCCGCCCCCGGCACGCAGCTGCTGATCCAGCTGCTGCCGCGCCTCTTCCCGCTGCCGCGCCTGGCGATCCTCGGCCCCACCTATGCCGAGCACGCCGCCTGCTGGCGCGCCGCGGGCACGGTGGTGGAGGAGGTGGCGGATGCGGCCGCCCTGGCCGAAGCGCCCGCCGCCCTGCTCTGCAACCCCAACAACCCGGATGGCCGCCGCCTGTCGCGCGCGGAGATCGGCGCGCTGGCCGATGCCATGGCGGCGCGCGGCGGGCTGCTGCTGGTGGATGAGGCCTTCGCCGATCTGGAGCCGGACCCGCTCAGCGCGGCGCCGCTGCTGCCGCATCCGGCGCTGATCCTGCTGCGCTCCTTCGGCAAGAGCTACGGCCTGGCCGGGCTGCGGCTGGGCTTCGCCCTGGCGGCGCCGCAGCGCGCGGCGGCGATCCGCGCGGCGCTCGGGCCCTGGGCGGTGTCGGGCCCGGCGCTGGCCATCGGCCGCGCCGCCCTGGCCGACGCCCCCTGGCGGGCAGCCGCCGCCGCCCGGCTGGCCGCCGATGGTGCGCGGCTGGACGCGCTGCTGCAGCGCGCCGGGCTGCGCGTGCTGGGCGGCACGCATCTGTTCCGGCTGGCGGAGGGCGAGGCTGGCCATTGGCACGACAGGCTGGGCCGCCAGGGCATCCTGGTGCGGCCCTTCGCCGCCCGGCCGCGCTGGCTGCGCTTCGGCCTGCCGCCCGACGAAGCCGCCTGGGAGCGGCTGCAACGCGCCCTCCTCTGA
- the aceA gene encoding isocitrate lyase → MRHTPLPCRAPDGIGAGPGAPGDRFAGIRRDYTPADVERLSGSFRVRHTLAEMGAKRLWQLLHSEPYINTLGALTGNQALQQVKAGLKAIYLSGWQVAADANSAGEMYPDQSLYPVDSVPKVIKRINAALRRADQIARLEEKGDDTHWMAPIIADAEAGFGGALNAYELMRAMIEAGAAGVHFEDQLASEKKCGHLGGKVLVPISQHIRTLNAARLAADVEGVPTVLLCRTDAESAQLLTADIDERDRPFISGERTPEGFFRIRPGVGKQYAIARGLAYAPYADLLWWETSDPDLDDARAFAEAIHRDFPGKLLAYNCSPSFNWKRKMGEEAAAKFQRELGAMGYKFQFITLAGFHSLNHSMFQLARGYRERGMAAYSELQQAEFAAEAEGYTATRHQREVGVSYFDAVATAASGGTSSTTAMAHSTETAQFHDDDTHTRPAPAATPAMAK, encoded by the coding sequence ATGCGTCACACCCCGCTTCCCTGCCGCGCCCCGGATGGCATCGGCGCCGGCCCCGGCGCCCCGGGCGACCGCTTCGCCGGCATCCGCCGCGACTACACGCCGGCCGATGTCGAGCGGCTCTCCGGCTCCTTCCGCGTCCGGCACACCCTGGCCGAGATGGGGGCGAAGCGGCTGTGGCAGCTGCTGCACAGCGAGCCCTACATCAACACGCTGGGCGCGCTGACCGGCAACCAGGCGCTGCAGCAGGTCAAGGCCGGGCTGAAGGCGATCTATCTCTCCGGCTGGCAGGTGGCGGCGGACGCCAATTCGGCCGGCGAGATGTATCCGGACCAGTCGCTCTACCCGGTGGATTCGGTGCCGAAGGTGATCAAGCGCATCAATGCCGCGCTGCGCCGCGCCGACCAGATCGCGCGGCTGGAGGAGAAGGGCGACGACACCCACTGGATGGCGCCGATCATCGCCGATGCCGAGGCCGGTTTCGGCGGCGCGCTGAACGCCTATGAGCTGATGCGCGCGATGATCGAGGCCGGCGCCGCCGGCGTGCATTTCGAGGACCAGCTGGCCTCCGAGAAGAAATGCGGCCATCTGGGCGGCAAGGTGCTGGTGCCGATCAGCCAGCATATCCGCACGCTGAACGCCGCGCGGCTCGCCGCCGATGTCGAGGGCGTGCCGACCGTGCTGCTGTGCCGCACCGATGCCGAGAGCGCCCAGCTGCTGACCGCCGATATCGATGAGCGCGACCGCCCCTTCATCAGCGGCGAGCGCACGCCGGAGGGCTTCTTCCGCATCAGGCCCGGGGTCGGCAAGCAATACGCCATCGCCCGCGGCCTGGCCTATGCCCCCTATGCCGATCTGCTGTGGTGGGAGACCTCGGACCCCGATCTCGACGACGCCCGCGCCTTCGCCGAGGCGATCCACCGCGACTTCCCGGGCAAGCTGCTGGCCTATAACTGCTCCCCCAGCTTCAACTGGAAGCGCAAGATGGGCGAGGAAGCCGCGGCGAAGTTCCAGCGCGAGCTCGGTGCGATGGGCTACAAGTTCCAGTTCATCACCCTGGCCGGCTTCCATTCGCTGAACCATTCGATGTTCCAGCTGGCGCGCGGCTACCGGGAGCGCGGCATGGCCGCCTATTCCGAGCTGCAGCAGGCCGAATTCGCCGCCGAGGCCGAGGGCTACACCGCGACGCGCCACCAGCGCGAGGTGGGCGTCAGCTATTTCGACGCGGTGGCGACGGCCGCCTCGGGCGGCACCAGCAGCACCACCGCCATGGCGCACAGCACCGAGACGGCGCAGTTCCACGACGACGACACCCACACCCGCCCCGCCCCCGCCGCCACCCCGGCGATGGCGAAGTGA
- a CDS encoding CopD family protein, producing MAWLKAAHIATLCIWCAGLLMLPGLFIGRVQRLPMRELKRLWRFTWIGYRVVMSPAAVLAIASGTGLIFGYAVFEPWLYLKLAVVGGMVALHMSYGLALARLARPEQRFPRLAGLAMLGGASLLILAVLLLVLGKPPLDAAALPDWLRQPGSGRILLQSSSLESMRPI from the coding sequence ATGGCCTGGCTGAAGGCGGCGCATATCGCCACGCTGTGCATCTGGTGCGCCGGGCTGCTGATGCTGCCCGGCCTGTTCATCGGCCGCGTGCAGCGCCTGCCGATGCGCGAGCTGAAGCGGCTCTGGCGCTTCACCTGGATCGGCTACCGCGTGGTGATGTCGCCCGCCGCGGTGCTGGCCATCGCCAGCGGCACCGGGCTGATCTTCGGCTATGCGGTGTTCGAGCCCTGGCTCTACCTGAAGCTCGCCGTGGTGGGCGGCATGGTCGCCCTGCATATGAGCTACGGCCTGGCGCTCGCCCGGCTGGCCCGGCCGGAGCAGCGTTTCCCGCGCCTGGCGGGCCTTGCCATGCTGGGCGGCGCCAGCCTGCTGATCCTCGCCGTGCTGCTGCTGGTGCTGGGCAAGCCGCCGCTCGACGCCGCGGCGCTGCCGGACTGGCTGCGCCAGCCCGGCAGCGGCCGCATCCTGCTTCAATCCTCGTCGTTGGAGAGCATGAGGCCGATCTGA
- the cbiB gene encoding adenosylcobinamide-phosphate synthase CbiB gives MAYLHTPLLILLGALLAEAAFGYPKALYATIRHPVVWMGGLIAALERRLNVLSVPFAARRRRGVLGLLLLLLAVGVPTTALQLGLLALLPWGLAVGLLALLAATLPAQRSLYEHVAAVADALEGPGDAAARLAAGQRAVSMIVGRDTAVLDEAGVVRAAIESLAENFSDGVVAPSVWCGVAGLPGIALYKAINTADSMVGHRNERYGAYGWASARLDDIVNLPASRLAALWIGLAALLLPGADARGAWRAVWRDARRHRSPNAGWPEAAMAGALGLRLAGPRIYGAVRVEDHWMGDGRAAATPADLRRALRLYRLACSLPFFFLAAAVLW, from the coding sequence ATGGCATATTTGCACACCCCCCTGCTGATCCTGCTCGGCGCGCTGCTGGCCGAGGCCGCCTTCGGCTACCCCAAAGCGCTGTATGCCACCATCCGGCATCCGGTGGTGTGGATGGGCGGGCTGATCGCGGCGCTGGAGCGGCGGCTGAATGTTCTTTCGGTGCCCTTCGCCGCGCGGCGGCGGCGGGGCGTGCTGGGGCTGCTGCTCCTGCTGCTGGCGGTGGGCGTGCCCACGACAGCGTTGCAGCTCGGCCTGCTGGCGCTGCTGCCCTGGGGCCTGGCGGTCGGGCTGCTGGCGCTGCTGGCCGCCACATTGCCGGCGCAGCGCAGCCTGTACGAGCATGTGGCCGCCGTGGCCGATGCGCTGGAGGGGCCGGGCGATGCGGCCGCGCGGCTGGCGGCGGGGCAGCGCGCCGTGTCGATGATCGTCGGCCGCGACACTGCCGTCCTGGACGAGGCCGGGGTGGTGCGCGCCGCCATCGAGAGCCTGGCGGAGAATTTCTCCGACGGGGTGGTCGCACCCTCCGTCTGGTGCGGCGTGGCCGGTTTGCCGGGAATCGCGCTGTACAAGGCGATCAACACCGCCGACAGCATGGTGGGCCACCGCAATGAGCGCTACGGCGCCTATGGCTGGGCATCGGCGCGGCTGGATGACATCGTGAACCTGCCGGCCTCCCGCCTCGCTGCCCTGTGGATCGGGCTGGCGGCGCTGCTGCTGCCGGGGGCGGATGCGCGCGGGGCGTGGCGCGCCGTGTGGCGCGATGCGCGGCGCCACCGCTCCCCCAATGCCGGCTGGCCGGAGGCGGCGATGGCCGGCGCGCTCGGCCTGCGCCTGGCCGGCCCCCGCATCTATGGCGCCGTGCGGGTCGAGGACCATTGGATGGGCGATGGCCGCGCCGCCGCGACCCCGGCCGACCTCCGCCGCGCGCTGCGCCTCTACCGCCTCGCCTGCTCCCTTCCCTTCTTTTTTCTGGCTGCCGCCGTCCTGTGGTGA
- a CDS encoding cytochrome c oxidase assembly protein, with protein sequence MPIPYCGVAPLPAELWGRWNLDPYLLTALALGLAWLLLRGPKGARGLAALAAWAVLALAFVSPLCALASALFAARSLHHVLLVALAAPLLALAGLAPRRGLALAVPAHLLLLWAWHAPPAYAAALSSDAVYWLMQLSLLGSATWFWGAALARGAALPGIGALLAGMVGMGMLGALLTFAPVALYAPHLATTGPWGLSPLQDQQLAGLLMWVPAALAYLLPALAQGAAWLRAERG encoded by the coding sequence ATGCCAATACCTTATTGCGGCGTGGCGCCGCTGCCGGCCGAGCTGTGGGGGCGCTGGAACCTCGACCCCTACCTGCTGACGGCGCTGGCCCTCGGCCTGGCATGGCTGCTGCTGCGCGGACCCAAAGGCGCGCGCGGCCTGGCTGCGCTGGCCGCCTGGGCGGTGCTGGCGCTGGCCTTCGTCTCGCCGCTCTGCGCCCTGGCCTCCGCCCTCTTCGCCGCGCGCAGCCTGCACCATGTGCTGCTGGTGGCGCTGGCGGCGCCGCTGCTGGCCCTGGCCGGGCTGGCGCCGCGGCGCGGCCTGGCGCTGGCCGTGCCGGCGCATCTGCTGCTGCTCTGGGCCTGGCACGCGCCGCCGGCCTATGCGGCGGCGCTGTCCTCGGACGCCGTCTACTGGCTGATGCAGCTCAGCCTGCTCGGCAGCGCCACCTGGTTCTGGGGCGCGGCGCTGGCGCGCGGCGCGGCGCTGCCCGGCATCGGCGCGCTGCTGGCCGGCATGGTCGGCATGGGCATGCTGGGCGCGCTGCTGACCTTCGCCCCTGTCGCGCTCTACGCGCCGCATCTGGCGACCACCGGGCCCTGGGGCCTGTCGCCGCTGCAGGACCAGCAGCTGGCCGGGCTGCTGATGTGGGTGCCCGCGGCGCTGGCCTATCTGCTGCCGGCGCTGGCGCAGGGCGCGGCCTGGCTGCGGGCGGAACGCGGCTGA
- a CDS encoding aspartate/glutamate racemase family protein: MRILLLNGNTDAAMTERMQQLGQQALARMGLAHVTLVPATARFGARYIASRTAAAIAGHAVLELVAEHRDRVDAIAIACFGDPALDAARELAQRPVAGMADASLALALAEHSRVALLTGGTAWVPMLQEFALSRGWPAERVLVRAVTPTGDMIAREPERALSLLAEAAGAAIAEGAEAVVLGGAGLAGLAPRLAPRLPVPVLDSLDCLLRVAAQPQPIPPPAGRTPSQGLSAALEAALAP, encoded by the coding sequence ATGCGGATTCTGCTGCTCAATGGGAACACCGACGCGGCGATGACCGAGCGCATGCAGCAGCTCGGGCAGCAGGCGCTGGCCAGGATGGGGCTGGCGCATGTCACGCTGGTGCCGGCCACGGCGCGCTTCGGCGCCCGCTACATCGCCAGCCGCACCGCCGCCGCCATCGCCGGCCACGCCGTGCTGGAGCTGGTGGCCGAGCACCGCGACAGGGTCGACGCCATCGCCATCGCCTGCTTCGGCGACCCCGCGCTGGACGCGGCGCGCGAACTGGCGCAGCGCCCCGTCGCCGGCATGGCCGATGCCAGCCTGGCCCTGGCGCTGGCCGAGCACTCGCGCGTGGCGCTGCTGACCGGCGGCACCGCCTGGGTGCCGATGCTGCAGGAATTCGCCCTCTCCCGCGGCTGGCCGGCCGAGCGTGTGCTGGTGCGCGCCGTCACCCCCACCGGCGACATGATCGCGCGCGAGCCCGAACGCGCCCTGTCGCTCCTGGCCGAGGCGGCCGGGGCGGCCATCGCCGAGGGCGCTGAGGCCGTGGTGCTGGGCGGCGCGGGCCTCGCCGGCCTCGCCCCGCGCCTGGCGCCGCGCCTGCCCGTGCCGGTGCTGGACAGCCTGGACTGCCTGCTGCGCGTGGCGGCGCAGCCCCAGCCGATCCCGCCGCCCGCTGGCCGCACGCCGAGCCAGGGCCTCTCCGCCGCGCTGGAGGCCGCGCTGGCACCTTGA